The following coding sequences are from one Rhodospirillales bacterium window:
- a CDS encoding 4-hydroxy-tetrahydrodipicolinate synthase, with the protein MFRGSFVALVTPFKNGQVDESAFQGLVDWHVAEGTDGLVPCGTTGESPTLSHDEHMRVVELCIEAAGRRRPVVAGTGSNSTEEAIALTRHAKKAGADAALVVTPYYNKPTQEGLYLHFKAIHDAVDLPIVIYNIPPRSVVDMSVETMARLAKLPNIVGVKDATMDLTRPMKTRAAIGDTFCQMSGEDGTAVNFLAGGGHGCISVTANVAPRLCAEVQRLWRADKAHDAVALQQRLMPLHVDLFCETNPVPAKYALHLLGKCAPDVRLPLAPLSEGGRAKVRAAMQAAGVLN; encoded by the coding sequence ATGTTCCGGGGCTCTTTCGTTGCCCTCGTCACGCCGTTCAAGAACGGACAGGTGGACGAATCCGCGTTCCAGGGATTGGTCGATTGGCACGTCGCCGAGGGCACCGACGGCCTGGTACCGTGCGGCACCACCGGCGAATCGCCGACCCTCAGCCACGACGAGCATATGCGCGTGGTTGAACTGTGCATCGAGGCCGCCGGCCGCCGCCGTCCGGTGGTCGCCGGCACCGGCTCCAACTCGACCGAGGAAGCGATCGCGCTCACCCGCCACGCCAAGAAAGCGGGCGCCGATGCCGCCCTGGTGGTAACGCCCTATTACAACAAGCCGACCCAGGAAGGGCTTTATCTCCACTTCAAGGCGATTCACGACGCGGTCGACTTGCCGATCGTGATCTACAACATCCCGCCGCGCAGCGTGGTCGACATGTCGGTCGAAACCATGGCCCGGCTCGCCAAGTTGCCAAACATCGTTGGGGTCAAGGACGCAACCATGGACCTGACCCGGCCGATGAAGACGCGCGCCGCCATTGGCGACACGTTCTGTCAGATGTCGGGCGAGGACGGAACGGCGGTGAATTTCCTCGCCGGCGGCGGGCACGGCTGTATTTCGGTCACCGCCAACGTCGCGCCGCGCCTGTGCGCCGAGGTGCAACGGTTGTGGCGTGCCGACAAGGCCCACGACGCGGTCGCCTTGCAGCAGCGGCTGATGCCGCTGCACGTCGATCTGTTCTGCGAAACCAATCCGGTGCCGGCAAAGTACGCCCTGCACCTGCTCGGCAAGTGCGCGCCGGACGTCCGTCTGCCGCTCGCGCCGCTGTCCGAAGGCGGGCGGGCGAAGGTGCGCGCGGCGATGCAGGCGGCCGGCGTGCTCAACTAG
- the smpB gene encoding SsrA-binding protein SmpB, giving the protein MAKDATPRRFAAQNRKARHDYFIESTLEAGIQLTGTEVKSLRDGRASIAEAYAGEKDGELYLLNAHIPEYSASRFNHEPRRARKLLVHKREMRKLLGAVSREGKTLVPLSIYFNKRGRAKVDLALARGKHKADKRAAIKERDWKREQGRLMRERG; this is encoded by the coding sequence ATGGCCAAGGACGCCACGCCGCGCCGGTTTGCCGCCCAGAACCGGAAGGCACGCCACGATTATTTCATCGAAAGCACGCTCGAGGCCGGCATTCAGCTGACCGGCACCGAGGTTAAGTCGCTGCGCGACGGCCGCGCCAGCATCGCCGAGGCCTACGCCGGCGAGAAGGACGGCGAGCTTTACCTGCTCAACGCCCACATTCCGGAATATTCGGCGAGCCGCTTCAACCACGAGCCGCGCCGGGCGCGCAAATTGCTGGTCCACAAGCGCGAGATGCGAAAGCTGCTCGGCGCGGTATCGCGCGAGGGCAAGACCCTGGTGCCGCTCTCGATCTATTTCAACAAGCGCGGCCGGGCCAAGGTCGATCTCGCGCTCGCGCGCGGCAAGCACAAGGCCGACAAGCGCGCCGCCATCAAGGAACGCGACTGGAAGCGCGAGCAGGGGCGTTTGATGCGGGAGCGGGGGTAG